In Funiculus sociatus GB2-C1, the genomic window TACCTGAGATGAACGGGGACAATTTTAAGTATGATGAAATTACCATACCCAAAACTCATACTTATGCAGAAAGTCACAATCTCTTTAGAAGATGACATCCTGCGATTTGTAGATCGGCAGGCAAAAGGCAACCGCAGCGCCTATATTAACGATTTGCTGGCAGAACACCGCCGCCGGATTCTGGAGGCACAAATGATTACCGCCCTCCAACAGGATGCTAAAGATCCAGAGTACCAAGCTGCAATTTCAGCTTGGGATAGTGTAGCTGGGGATGGCATTAATGCCAGCGAGTAATTTAACTTATCGGCGGGGAGAAATCCGTTGGGTAACACTCGATCCAACCGTAGGGGCTGAAGCACAAAAAACCCGCGCTTGCTTGATTGTGCAAAATGACATCATGAACCAGTATGGACTTCTAACAATTGTGATGCCGTTTCGACCGGGAAATAAAGAAGCCCCCTACGTTGTGAATGTCAAAGCAACATCCTCTAATGGATTAGACCAAGACCGTTTTATTGATGTCGGGCAAATTCGTGCTGTCGATCATCGTCGCGTTTTGGGTTTGGTAGGTGTGCTAGAGGAAGAATACTGGGAACAGATTCGCTTTAGCTTAAATGTTGTTTTGGGGTTTGCGATCTAAAAGTGTCAAAGAATTAGAATCAAACGATCGCGCTTTGTATTGGGAGAATGCGATCGCGCTTTGTGTTGGGGAAGAGTGCGATCGCGCTTTGTGTTGGGGAAGAGTGCGATCGCGCTTTGTGTTGGGGAAGAGTGCGATCGCGCTTCTGGTGTTGGGAAGGATGCGATCGCGCTTCTGGTGTTGGGGAGGATGCGATCGCGCTTGTTGTGGAAGTGGAGAATGCGATCGCGCTTGTTGTGGAAGTGGAGAATGCGATCGCGCTTTGTATTGGGAAGGATGCGATCGCGCTTGTTGTGGAAGTGGAGAATGCGATCGCGCTTTCGTATGCGAGGGGGAAGAGTGCGATCACCTTGGCTACACGTTACTCATGACAACTCTGCTAATATCTCCTGAGCCATATTGCTACGTACCTGCTGCAAGCGGTGCGATTGCTCTGTACTTTTGATAACTTCAGTAATCTCAGCACATACTCGCTGCGTAGCTGCCGAAAGCTGAACACCATTTGCCGCAAGCCTAGTGATTTGCTCTGCCAACAAAGTATTGATTTGGTTAAGATAGTTTTCCTCACTTTTTATTTGTTCATTCAGTTGACGATTTTTGTCAATGTTTTCTAATAGCTGCTCTGCTTCTTCAGAGTGCTTCTTCCCCAAATTATGAAGAGCCTTAATAACCATTTTCTCTTGGTCCTTATTCAAAATTCCATAGGTGGTAAAATTTCTAAATTTTGGTGCTATTTCAGGGATTTCTTTCTGTAACTCTTGATACAAATTACTCATTTTTACTCTCAAGTTTCGCCGTCCATTATAAAGTTCTTGAGATAGATTTTTTTGCCTGACAACCGCCTGGTTACGGTTATCTATCAGTTCTTGCATTTTTGCAACTTGAGTTTTAACTTCTTTAGCTTCTAATAAATCTAAGTAATTTGATAGAAAATTTTTAAGCTGTGTATTTAGTGTTAGGTTTTTTTTCTTATATTGAAATATCCACCCTTTATAGTCTGCCCAAACATCTAATTTTTTGAGTCCTGATAGCCGACTGGGGTGAAAACATCCAAGAGCAAAAAGCCAATCATCCGGATATTGTTGGCGTAGTTCTCCCAGTACCTGAAACATAAATTCTCGACTGCGAAGAGCTGCATATCTCACAGTGTTCTCATAGCGTCTTAGGAGTCCTCCAACAGCAACGTGTGTAAAACCTAGTTGTTTTAATTGTGCATAGCAGTCGAGATATTCTTCAATACTTTCTCCCTGAGCAACGCCAACTAAGTTGAAGCTATCTATCTCATTTTTATATGGTTTATAAGCTGCAATAGCTGCTTTTGCACTTTCAATAGTCGCCTGTGAATCACGGAAAACATCAATCATAATTCCGTACTTAACACCCATACGAGTATAGATTTGAAATAATTGCTCGTAGGTCAGATTAGTTCCATATCGCATAAAGATACCTGAATCACACATTTTAATCGTCTGATTCAGAATATGCTCTCGTACAGGGCAATTTAAGATATTATCTTTATACTGGCAAGGCCCACCTATAGCATCGCAATAATCAAGGTTTTCACAGGGATACTGTTTTAATGCATTTTGGAAATTTAACGAGGTATTAGCATTAGACATGATGCCAATCTTGACGTCGGGATATTCTTGTAAAGGCAATCCCTTTAGAATGCGTAGGCTCATGGGGCGATCAGCAACAAAGAATGGAATCATGTTAAGGTTTTCAAGTATTTTATAAGCCGCTCATTCGCATCGTCAGTTTTAATTGGTACTGGGATGGCTTTTAATCCAGTAGCATCATGACTCATCAACAACCAATTTCCTGGCTTAAATTTAAAGGTCTGGCGAAACATATCCTTCGAGACACCGAAGGCTTCTGCTACAACTTCGCGATCGCTCTCCCGTGGTAACTTACTAACCAGATAGGTATGAGGCTGAGCCATGATGCTGGTGTCCAAATAGCGTGTGCGTTGGGTAGCAATGCCTATCCCCAAACCAAACTTCCGTCCCCGACGAGCGAGTGTCTCTACAATTGCCTTAGAGGCTTCATAAGATTCACCTGTAGTCTTGCTAGGGATAAATTCGTCAGCCTCATCGAAAACGAATGAGACTAGCGGATCTACAAGCCCATTCTGGCGACGTGCTTCGTAGACTTTCTCACCGAGTCGCTTGCTAAATTCACGGAGTTCGTTTGGATTATGAGCTTGTATAATCCACAGTGACGAAGATTCTGAGTTATTTAGGTCTTCTACAATCTCATCAAGACTTGTACCTGCCGCAAAAGATTCTGCTGTTGTTTTTTCCAGTTCTTCAAGCTTTGCGATGTGGTTGGCAAAAT contains:
- a CDS encoding type II toxin-antitoxin system PemK/MazF family toxin, whose protein sequence is MPASNLTYRRGEIRWVTLDPTVGAEAQKTRACLIVQNDIMNQYGLLTIVMPFRPGNKEAPYVVNVKATSSNGLDQDRFIDVGQIRAVDHRRVLGLVGVLEEEYWEQIRFSLNVVLGFAI
- the mazE gene encoding type II toxin-antitoxin system MazE family antitoxin, whose amino-acid sequence is MQKVTISLEDDILRFVDRQAKGNRSAYINDLLAEHRRRILEAQMITALQQDAKDPEYQAAISAWDSVAGDGINASE